The window CTCGTCTACGAGGTGCTCGCCTGCTTCGTTGTCGTCGTGCTCGGGTGGCTGTTCTGGGGCTGGATGGGCGGCGGTTGGCGGGCGGCGGTGTTGCTCGCTGTGAGCGGTGGCGGCGCGCTCGCGTTGTCGCTGGAGGGTGAACTGCGCGGGCGCGTGGTTGCGTGGTGGGCGCGCGTGCGGCTGGCGTGGTGGGCCCGGCGCTGGCCGCGCCTCCCGGAGCGAGCACCCCTCACGCCGTGCCGAGACTGCGGCAAGGCTCTGCCGTACCCGTGCGTCACGCCGCTGTGTGACGACTGCTTGAGCCAGCCGACGTTCGCGGAGATTCAGCGGCAGGCGGACGCCATGGCGGCGCGCTGGGGACAGGCGCGCGCGGAGTCGGAGGACCTGCGAACGATCCTGGAGGCGGAGCGGAGAAAGCACGCCGAGACCGAAGCGCGAGCGGACGGCCTCCGGTTGCAGGTGACAAAGGACCTCGAACACGAGTTGCGGCAGGAAACCCGGGTGCGCGCGCTGAACCGGGCGCTTATGGCGGCGCGGGCAGAGACCAGGGCAGCCTCGATAAAGGGCGAGGCTGAGAGCGTCGTGCTCACGGCCAGCCTCCGCCGGTGGGAGGACCGGTGCCGCCGCGCCGTGCTGGAGCTGCGGCGCCGTAGGCAGCACCACGCCGAGCTGATGGGCTACGTCGGCCTGCTCAAGCAGGCGCTGCGCAAGGCCCAGCGGAACCTCTCTGCGGCGGACGCGGCAGTCCTTCGGCGCTTCGATGAAGCGCGGGCGTACTGCCGGGAACTGGAGCATGAGCGCCGCGAGCGCACGCGCCAGCAGGAGCGCGCGGACGAGCTGCACCGCAGGCTGGAGACGGCCGAGCGGGACCACGAAGCGACGGCGGAGGCGCTGCGCACCGCGCTGCGCGAGCGTGACGCGCTGGACAAGGAACGCACGCGCCTAGCCGTGGACCTGGAGGTACTGGGCGAACACCTGGAACGCGCCCAGGAGAGCGCACGGCACCCGGAGGACTCGGAATGAGCACCTCCGTGGCTGCTCTCCTGGAGCACGCCACGGACCTCCAAGCCTTGACCCTCTGGCAACCCTGGGCGTGGGCAGTTGCCACGCCCGAGGTGGGCAAGGACGTGGAGAACCGTGGCTGGGAACCTCCGCCTTCGGCGCTGGGCAGGCCGTTGGCGATTCATGCGGGCCTCACCTACGACGCGGACAGCGCGGCGAGCATTGCCGAGGAGCTGGGCGTGCGCGTGCCGGGCAAGGCCCAGTGCGTGCGCGGCGCCGTGGTAGCCGTGGCGGTGCTGGCGCGCGCGGAAGCCCACAGCCGCTCCCGCTGGTGGATACCGGGCAATGTGGCGTGGTGTCTCGAAGGCACCGTGGCACTCCCCCGGCCGGTGCCGTGCAAGGGCGCCCAGGGGCTCTGGCGGCTACCGCCGGATGCCCTGGCCCAGGTCCGCGCCCAGGTACTGGAAGCGCTGGCGCCCGCGGCCTCCACGTGCGTGAGCGGGCGCGTGCATGGGGGCAGCTCGCGCGGCGGCCCGGCCGTCGTCACGGGTGCGGTGACGATTCGTGGTGGCCAAGTGGTGCCGTGCGAGGACTGCCGCCGGCCGATTCTCGGCTACGGGCCCGGCCCCCACCGCCATGGCGACTACCTGCTGGCGCGCGAGGTGAGCGCTCCGGATGGCGGCCCGTGGCCTGACTGCGGCCACGGCGAGCGCTACCGGATGGACTGCCGGGGCAGGCCCGCGGCGCCGCCGTGCTGCGCCAGCGAGGAAGGGAGTGCCGCGTGAGCACCCCGAAAGAGAAGGACCTCGCCGAGGCCAAGGACCGGCACAGCGCGAAGCAAGAGGAACAGCGCAAGGCCGTGCGCCGCCAGGTGCGCGCGGGGCTCAGTGATTCGGCAGTGGCCAAGGTGCTGCGCATGAGCCGCGAGCGGGTGACGGCCATCCGCACGGATCTGGGCTTGCCGAGGAACACCGGGAGGCGCGAATGAGCGGCGAGCCGTTGAAGGCGCCCTTCCCGTGGTTCGGCGGCAAGAGCCGGGCGGCCTCCCTCATCTGGGAGGGCTTCGGGGACGTGCCCAACTACGTGGAGCCGTTCGCGGGCTCGCTGGCGGTTCTCCTCGCACGGCCCACGGCGCCGCGCGTGGAGACGGTCAACGACCTCGACCACTACCTGGCCAACTTCTGGCGGGCCCTCTCCCAGGCCCCCGAGGAGGTGGCGCGGCACGCGGACAACCCCGTCTCTGAGGTGGAACTCCACGCGTGGCACCGCTGGTTGGTGGCCAACGGGGAGTTCCGCACGCGGATGGAGCAAGACCCGCTCCACTTCGATGCGCTCGTGGCCGGGCGCTGGGTGTGGGGAATCTCCCAGTGGATCGGCTCCGGCTGGTGCACGGCGCCCCAGTGGAAGGGCCGCGCGCACCCGGGCAACGGGATGCGCGGCATCCACGGGAGGCGTGCGAGGGACCACAGCAAGGACGTGGAGTACGCCAAGCGCCCGAGGTTGACGACGGCCAACGGCGTCCACCGCAGGCGCCTGCAAGAGCCAGGTGGCGCTGGCGACGGTGCCGCGCCGCCCGTGCTCACGCCCTGGCAGCAAAAGCCGGACCTCGCGGGCAGCCGGGGCGCGGCTGGGCGCGGCGTGCATGCCAGCGGGCGGCGCAACCAAGCGCTGCTGGAGTGGATGGAGCAGCTTGCGGCGCGGCTCCGGTACGTGCGCGTCTGCTGCGGCGACTGGAAGCGCGTGCTGACGCCTGCGGCCACGACCCAGATAGGCGTGACGGCGGTGTTGCTGGACCCGCCTTATGCCCACGATGCGGGGCGGGACCCGGCCCTCTACGCACACGATGCGGCCGACGTGAGCCGTGAGGCGCGCGAGTGGGCCCTTGCCCACGGCAAGGACCCGAAGCTGCGGATTGCCCTCTGTGGCTATGAGGGCGAGCACGACATGCCGCCCACCTGGCGGTGCGTGGCGTGGAAGGCAGCCGGCGGGTACTCGGCGGCGCGCGGCAACGGCGCCAACGCCGAGCGCGAGCGGGTGTGGTTCTCGCCGCACTGCCTGCGAGCTCGCCAGGCGGACCTCTTCGAGTCCCGGAGGGCCACGCCATGACGGGCGCCGAAGCGGCCGAGCGGCGCAAGGCGCTGGGCTACACACAGGCTGCCCTGGCCAAGCTGCTGGGTACTTCCTCCCCCACCATGGCGCGGTGGGAGGCGGCCGAGTCCGCGCCCGAGGCGCTCACCCGGGCCCTGGGGAACCTCCAGCCCTCGCCTGGGGGTGGACGGGGGCCGTACCGGCGCGCTGCCGCCGGGAAGGCCCCGCCAGAGGCCCCCAGCGCCCCGCCAGCGCGCCAGCGGCGGCGGGAGGGCCCAACACCGCCCCCCGTCCCGAAGGCGCGCAGGAAGCCCGCCCAGGCTCCGCCGCCCTTGCCCGTAAGGCTGCCCCCGGCTCCCGAGGTGCAGGAGGCGGAGGCCGTGGGCGCGGTGCTGCTCGAGGACATGAGCGCGCACGCCGAGCGCGTGGCGGAGCTGCTGGGCCTGGAGGACGCCACGCGCCACGCCCGGCGGGTGCTGCCTCCGCCGCGCTACCCGGTGGCGGCCTGCCAGCGCTGCCCGTGGAAGCGCTGCCCCGTGCCGCTCGTGGCGGCCCCGGCCGAGGGGTGCTGCCTATGGCGTTAGCACCTGTCGAGAGCACCCGTTGGGCCGTGCTGCGCGCGCTGGAGAAGGCGTG of the Stigmatella erecta genome contains:
- a CDS encoding DNA adenine methylase, with product MSGEPLKAPFPWFGGKSRAASLIWEGFGDVPNYVEPFAGSLAVLLARPTAPRVETVNDLDHYLANFWRALSQAPEEVARHADNPVSEVELHAWHRWLVANGEFRTRMEQDPLHFDALVAGRWVWGISQWIGSGWCTAPQWKGRAHPGNGMRGIHGRRARDHSKDVEYAKRPRLTTANGVHRRRLQEPGGAGDGAAPPVLTPWQQKPDLAGSRGAAGRGVHASGRRNQALLEWMEQLAARLRYVRVCCGDWKRVLTPAATTQIGVTAVLLDPPYAHDAGRDPALYAHDAADVSREAREWALAHGKDPKLRIALCGYEGEHDMPPTWRCVAWKAAGGYSAARGNGANAERERVWFSPHCLRARQADLFESRRATP
- a CDS encoding helix-turn-helix domain-containing protein gives rise to the protein MTGAEAAERRKALGYTQAALAKLLGTSSPTMARWEAAESAPEALTRALGNLQPSPGGGRGPYRRAAAGKAPPEAPSAPPARQRRREGPTPPPVPKARRKPAQAPPPLPVRLPPAPEVQEAEAVGAVLLEDMSAHAERVAELLGLEDATRHARRVLPPPRYPVAACQRCPWKRCPVPLVAAPAEGCCLWR